One segment of Polyangiaceae bacterium DNA contains the following:
- a CDS encoding L,D-transpeptidase, which translates to MRQPAEGSGAIEESAPVSEHAPSAARASAPSQQTQSLSAARDAFFAKDYPPEASAAGKYGRIGSRNWGTWIQPVPRSGALPLGSIREGSSLPLLSDKRLPGQGKCNQFVEVERGVVCVGSRSTLDMESAWMRAGRWTTPAPGAMPYHYALSVGAPMLTAPVPESEFVWKTGDRNMKRMRGWDAGHDELALDDPIAPNGPAPDFLQNEGRTPTPWGPARGIFKKMAPKGVMLAYTRAFEAHGRVWVLTTDMSVVPAAGLKPFGVSEFSGVELGSAVGLPIAYMRKGNQPKWRKTNAGFEPTQEQWPHHGWVALTGGAERSDGKTFYETREEGIYIEKSSARLIEQRKAPWEAKSGKWIHVRVNRGTLVLYDGAEPVFATLMSPGKEDATPYGRYWVESKHHVSTMTTESGEPKRSWIADVPWTIYFKRPYAIHAAYWHGDFGERKSGGCVNLSPLDAKRVFEWVDPPLPEGWGSVQSSGMGGKVFVLVEG; encoded by the coding sequence ATGCGACAGCCCGCCGAAGGGTCTGGTGCCATTGAAGAGTCTGCGCCGGTTTCAGAGCACGCGCCGTCAGCGGCGCGCGCTTCTGCGCCGTCGCAACAAACGCAGTCGCTTTCGGCGGCACGAGACGCCTTCTTTGCGAAGGACTACCCGCCCGAGGCGAGTGCGGCTGGGAAGTACGGCCGCATCGGCAGTCGCAATTGGGGAACGTGGATTCAGCCTGTGCCGCGCTCTGGTGCGCTGCCCCTCGGTAGCATCCGCGAAGGTTCGAGCCTGCCGCTGCTTTCCGACAAGCGCCTGCCAGGTCAAGGCAAGTGCAACCAGTTCGTCGAAGTGGAGCGCGGCGTGGTCTGTGTCGGCTCTCGCTCCACTCTCGACATGGAGTCCGCGTGGATGCGCGCCGGACGTTGGACGACGCCAGCGCCCGGGGCGATGCCCTACCACTATGCGCTGAGCGTGGGCGCTCCGATGCTGACCGCGCCCGTGCCGGAGTCAGAGTTCGTGTGGAAGACTGGCGACCGCAACATGAAGCGCATGCGCGGGTGGGACGCGGGCCACGACGAACTGGCGCTGGATGACCCCATCGCGCCCAACGGACCAGCGCCGGACTTTCTGCAGAACGAAGGCCGTACGCCCACCCCCTGGGGACCCGCTCGCGGCATCTTCAAGAAGATGGCTCCAAAGGGCGTGATGCTCGCCTACACGCGTGCCTTCGAGGCTCACGGGCGCGTTTGGGTGCTGACCACCGACATGAGCGTGGTGCCCGCCGCAGGCCTGAAGCCCTTTGGCGTCTCGGAGTTTTCCGGCGTCGAGTTGGGCAGCGCGGTAGGGCTGCCCATCGCGTACATGCGCAAGGGCAATCAACCAAAATGGCGCAAGACGAACGCCGGCTTCGAACCGACGCAGGAGCAGTGGCCTCATCATGGCTGGGTGGCGCTGACGGGCGGTGCCGAGCGTAGCGATGGCAAGACCTTCTACGAAACCCGCGAGGAAGGCATCTACATCGAGAAGTCGAGTGCCCGACTGATCGAGCAGCGCAAGGCCCCCTGGGAAGCCAAGTCCGGCAAGTGGATTCACGTACGCGTGAATCGCGGAACCTTGGTGCTCTACGACGGCGCCGAACCAGTGTTCGCCACGCTGATGTCACCCGGCAAGGAAGACGCAACGCCCTACGGTCGCTACTGGGTCGAGAGCAAGCACCACGTCAGCACCATGACCACGGAGAGCGGAGAGCCGAAACGAAGCTGGATTGCGGACGTGCCCTGGACCATTTACTTCAAGCGTCCCTACGCCATCCATGCGGCGTACTGGCATGGTGACTTCGGTGAGCGCAAGAGCGGCGGCTGCGTGAACCTGTCGCCCTTGGACGCCAAGCGCGTCTTCGAGTGGGTGGATCCTCCGTTGCCCGAGGGTTGGGGCAGCGTGCAAAGCTCCGGCATGGGTGGCAAGGTGTTCGTGCTGGTCGAGGGTTGA
- a CDS encoding UDP-glucose/GDP-mannose dehydrogenase family protein, whose product MRIAVVGSGYVGLVAGACFADVGVDVVCVDVDESKLEKLRKADVPFFEPRLDDLVKRNHPDRLQFSSDLKESIRGRSVVFIAVGTPPNEDGSADLQHVLKVAKDVATLAENDLVLVLKSTVPVGTNKKVREVVEGLSKHKISIVSNPEFLKEGDAVNDFLKPDRIVVGTDDDRAFELMTRLYAPFNRQSNRLHRMSPASAEIVKYAANALLATKISFMNEIAHLCDVVGADVEHVRLAVGADERIGLQFLYPGLGFGGSCFPKDLKALVHTANQLSVPVTVADAARVANEAPVQRMLGRMEKDLGAFKGKVVAVWGLAFKPKTDDVRESAALRLIAELVARGASVRTTDPQARETAAVWLGEHGVHQGVEMTDDLYETCRGADAVVLATEWNQFRSPDFQRIAKLMRGRHVFDGRNVLDAESVAEAGLAYRAMGRPPRG is encoded by the coding sequence ATGCGAATTGCGGTCGTGGGCTCCGGATACGTCGGCTTGGTGGCAGGCGCGTGTTTTGCGGATGTGGGCGTAGACGTCGTTTGTGTAGACGTGGATGAAAGCAAGCTGGAGAAGCTGCGCAAGGCCGACGTGCCGTTCTTCGAGCCGCGCCTGGACGATCTGGTCAAGCGCAACCACCCGGATCGCCTTCAATTCAGCTCGGACCTCAAAGAGAGCATTCGCGGTCGCTCCGTGGTTTTCATCGCCGTGGGCACGCCTCCCAATGAAGACGGTTCGGCGGATCTGCAGCACGTGTTGAAAGTGGCGAAGGACGTCGCAACGCTCGCCGAGAACGATCTCGTTCTGGTCTTGAAGAGCACAGTGCCCGTGGGTACGAACAAGAAAGTGCGCGAAGTCGTAGAGGGGCTCTCCAAGCACAAGATCAGCATCGTCAGCAACCCTGAATTCCTGAAAGAGGGCGACGCCGTCAACGACTTCCTCAAGCCCGACCGCATCGTCGTCGGAACCGACGATGATCGAGCCTTCGAACTCATGACCCGGCTGTACGCCCCCTTCAACCGACAGAGCAACCGCCTGCATCGCATGTCCCCCGCCAGTGCGGAGATCGTCAAGTACGCGGCGAACGCGCTACTGGCGACGAAGATCTCGTTCATGAACGAGATTGCTCACTTGTGTGACGTGGTGGGTGCGGACGTGGAACACGTGCGGCTCGCCGTCGGTGCGGATGAGCGTATCGGGCTGCAGTTTCTCTATCCTGGCTTGGGCTTTGGCGGCAGCTGTTTCCCCAAGGACCTGAAGGCGCTGGTGCACACCGCGAACCAGCTGTCGGTGCCAGTGACCGTTGCCGACGCAGCCCGAGTGGCCAACGAAGCCCCCGTGCAGCGCATGCTGGGGCGGATGGAGAAGGACCTGGGCGCTTTCAAGGGCAAGGTCGTTGCCGTTTGGGGACTTGCGTTCAAGCCCAAGACCGATGACGTCCGCGAATCCGCTGCGCTGCGTCTGATAGCGGAGCTCGTGGCGCGCGGCGCGAGTGTGCGCACGACGGACCCGCAAGCGCGAGAGACGGCAGCGGTCTGGCTGGGCGAGCACGGCGTGCACCAGGGTGTGGAGATGACGGACGATCTCTACGAAACCTGCCGTGGTGCCGATGCGGTCGTGCTCGCGACGGAGTGGAATCAGTTCCGCTCGCCGGACTTCCAGCGCATCGCGAAGCTGATGCGCGGCCGACACGTGTTCGATGGCCGCAATGTGTTGGACGCGGAGTCCGTAGCAGAAGCGGGCCTCGCGTATCGCGCCATGGGCCGCCCGCCGCGGGGCTGA
- the glgB gene encoding 1,4-alpha-glucan branching protein GlgB: protein MRASNQIDPEMTGDADARARLSRGELHDPHGLLGAHPFHGGATRGVVVRAFHPDATDAWCLVDDQAHAMHAAGKGLFVAFFEGASMPLAHQVRFRFTDGLEWTCKDRYRHAPSLGETDLHLFNEGNHRKLWSVMGANVRCMDGDWGTAFAVWAPNAKAVSVVGDFNAWNGRLHPMRSLGASGVWELFIPDVGEGAHYKFEIRTRAGGVIQKADPYAKQAELPPKTASVVSASKHEWGDSGWMTRRKSVDPRTEPMSVYEVHLGSWRRVPEDGNRSLSYREIAAPLIEHVKSLGCTHVELMPIAEHPFFGSWGYQVTGYFAPTARYGGADDFRYFVDALHQAGIGVILDWVPAHFPKDDFALARFDGTCLYEHEDSRRGEHPDWGTLIFNYGRSEVRAFLLANALYWLKEFHVDALRVDAVASMLYLDYSREEGQWLPNAYGGRENIEAIDLIKAVNHIIGEEEPGAFSIAEESTAWGGVTRAAVDGGLGFTFKWNMGWMHDTLKYFEKEPVHRKFHQDQLTFSMIYEYHECFVNSLSHDEVVHGKGSLFSKMPGDPWQKLANLRALAAYQYTRPGKQLIFMGQEIAQTTEWNHDGSVDWHLLAQPEHRQFFEFMKALGTTYLHTPALFQADPKPESFQWIDAGDHQNSVMSYLRLADDQVAAVILNLTPVPRDGYRIGAPRGGKWRVAINTDDVQWGGGGYFKPKEVEADRAEQHGREHSWLLALPPLSVLVLVPA, encoded by the coding sequence ATGAGAGCCAGCAACCAAATCGACCCCGAAATGACCGGAGATGCAGACGCCCGAGCGCGCCTCTCCCGGGGTGAGCTGCATGATCCCCACGGTCTTCTGGGAGCCCATCCGTTCCACGGCGGCGCCACCCGTGGTGTGGTCGTCCGCGCCTTTCACCCCGACGCAACCGACGCATGGTGCCTGGTCGACGACCAGGCTCACGCCATGCACGCCGCGGGCAAGGGATTGTTCGTGGCGTTCTTCGAGGGCGCGAGCATGCCGCTAGCGCACCAGGTTCGATTTCGCTTCACGGACGGCCTGGAATGGACCTGCAAGGACCGATACCGTCACGCGCCCTCCCTGGGTGAAACGGACCTACATCTGTTCAACGAAGGGAACCACCGAAAGCTGTGGAGTGTGATGGGCGCCAACGTACGCTGTATGGACGGCGATTGGGGGACCGCCTTCGCCGTCTGGGCCCCCAACGCCAAGGCAGTGAGCGTGGTGGGCGACTTCAACGCATGGAACGGACGGCTACACCCGATGCGAAGCCTGGGCGCTTCTGGCGTGTGGGAACTGTTCATTCCCGACGTGGGTGAAGGTGCCCACTACAAGTTCGAGATCCGTACGCGTGCGGGCGGGGTGATTCAAAAAGCCGACCCCTACGCCAAACAAGCGGAGCTTCCGCCGAAGACGGCGAGCGTCGTGTCGGCGTCCAAGCACGAGTGGGGCGACAGCGGTTGGATGACGCGTCGCAAGTCCGTGGATCCGCGCACCGAACCCATGAGCGTGTACGAGGTCCACCTGGGCTCCTGGCGTCGCGTGCCCGAAGACGGCAATCGTTCCTTGAGCTACCGCGAGATTGCAGCGCCTTTGATCGAGCACGTGAAGTCCCTCGGCTGCACCCACGTCGAGCTGATGCCCATTGCGGAGCATCCCTTCTTCGGCTCCTGGGGCTACCAAGTCACGGGCTACTTCGCGCCCACCGCGCGCTACGGCGGCGCGGACGATTTCCGCTACTTCGTCGACGCCCTCCACCAGGCCGGCATCGGGGTGATCTTGGACTGGGTGCCGGCGCACTTTCCCAAGGACGACTTCGCGTTGGCCCGCTTCGACGGCACCTGCCTGTACGAGCACGAGGACTCGCGCCGCGGTGAACATCCCGATTGGGGCACGCTGATCTTCAACTACGGCCGCTCCGAGGTGCGAGCGTTCTTGCTGGCCAACGCCCTCTATTGGTTGAAAGAGTTCCACGTCGATGCGCTGCGCGTGGATGCCGTCGCCTCCATGCTGTACCTCGACTACAGCCGAGAGGAAGGCCAGTGGCTACCCAACGCCTACGGCGGCCGCGAGAACATCGAGGCTATCGACCTGATCAAGGCCGTGAATCACATCATCGGCGAGGAAGAACCGGGCGCCTTCAGCATCGCGGAGGAGTCCACGGCCTGGGGCGGCGTGACGCGCGCGGCCGTCGATGGCGGGCTGGGCTTCACCTTCAAGTGGAACATGGGCTGGATGCACGACACCCTCAAGTACTTCGAGAAGGAGCCCGTGCATCGCAAGTTTCATCAGGACCAGCTGACCTTCTCGATGATCTACGAGTATCACGAGTGCTTCGTGAACTCGCTGTCCCACGACGAAGTCGTGCACGGCAAAGGCTCACTGTTCTCCAAGATGCCCGGAGACCCGTGGCAGAAGCTGGCCAACCTACGAGCCCTGGCCGCGTATCAGTACACACGCCCTGGCAAACAGTTGATCTTCATGGGACAGGAGATCGCCCAGACCACCGAGTGGAATCACGACGGTAGTGTGGACTGGCACCTGTTGGCGCAACCCGAGCATCGCCAGTTCTTCGAGTTCATGAAGGCCCTCGGCACCACGTACCTCCATACTCCTGCGCTATTCCAGGCCGATCCGAAGCCCGAGAGTTTTCAGTGGATCGACGCGGGGGATCACCAGAACTCCGTCATGTCCTACCTGCGACTGGCTGACGATCAGGTTGCCGCGGTGATCCTGAACCTCACGCCAGTGCCGCGCGACGGCTACCGCATCGGAGCGCCACGTGGCGGCAAGTGGCGCGTCGCCATCAACACCGATGACGTCCAGTGGGGCGGCGGCGGCTACTTCAAGCCGAAGGAAGTCGAGGCCGACCGGGCGGAGCAGCACGGCCGTGAGCATTCTTGGCTCCTGGCTCTGCCGCCCCTTTCGGTGCTCGTTCTGGTACCTGCCTAG
- a CDS encoding diguanylate cyclase: protein MNTDPSHQRSPLAIMATRIVEASLREDASVQQLARLAASDPGFGVRVLSVVNSAAYGMPRNVTDVGQAASLLGARGLRNIGLSLALSDMVPTGRDGDDLLALCLRRAVAARLIADALGDPNADEHFTVGLFLEVGMLAHARKDLARAADLARRPAAHRPILERADGLEPHDVLGASIASEFHLPTTTIAAIAHHHDAACPKEGSSRVAWLAERFAGAFEGADVASSRAEAERAGSECGLAEETVASILQQLPEQVVLAAQAFNRDVGPQPDLDTLAANAQRSLFELNLHYERVVRQLEQLVAEKEELAAELAEANERLKDLAATDALTELPNRRAFNDALIRDLARAERERTALSLIMVDVDHFKRVNDLCGHQAGDLVLSTIAGVIKRLVRTGDVVARFGGEEFVVLLPRTEADGAGVVAERLRRGVEAEELCTERGDLKVTASFGVATLMRPTRKDGARLVSLADEALYAAKDAGRNRVKLNVPDEDNTRTLAATA from the coding sequence ATGAACACAGATCCTAGTCACCAGCGCTCCCCACTGGCCATCATGGCGACTCGCATCGTCGAAGCGAGCCTGCGCGAGGATGCATCCGTTCAGCAGTTGGCAAGGCTGGCGGCCTCGGATCCCGGTTTTGGCGTGCGGGTGCTTTCCGTCGTCAACAGCGCGGCCTACGGCATGCCCCGCAACGTCACAGACGTTGGGCAGGCGGCGTCCCTGCTGGGCGCGCGGGGGCTGCGCAACATCGGGCTTTCCCTGGCCCTGTCGGACATGGTCCCCACGGGGCGAGACGGGGACGACCTGCTGGCTCTCTGCCTGCGGCGTGCGGTGGCGGCCCGCCTCATCGCCGACGCGTTGGGCGACCCAAACGCAGACGAGCACTTCACGGTCGGCCTGTTCCTAGAGGTGGGGATGCTGGCGCACGCCCGCAAAGATCTTGCCAGGGCCGCCGATCTTGCCCGGCGGCCTGCCGCCCATCGTCCGATTCTGGAGCGCGCCGACGGCCTGGAGCCTCACGACGTGCTCGGAGCGTCCATCGCGAGTGAGTTCCACCTGCCGACGACCACAATCGCCGCCATCGCACACCATCACGACGCAGCCTGCCCCAAGGAAGGCAGCAGCCGCGTGGCGTGGCTGGCGGAGCGCTTCGCCGGTGCCTTCGAGGGAGCGGACGTGGCGTCCTCCCGCGCCGAGGCAGAACGCGCGGGTAGCGAGTGCGGACTTGCCGAAGAGACGGTCGCATCCATCCTGCAGCAGCTACCCGAGCAAGTCGTGCTCGCGGCCCAAGCCTTCAACCGCGACGTGGGACCGCAACCAGATCTGGACACCCTGGCCGCCAACGCCCAGCGCTCGCTCTTCGAGCTGAATCTGCACTACGAACGCGTCGTGCGACAGCTCGAGCAGTTGGTGGCGGAAAAGGAGGAGCTCGCTGCGGAGCTGGCGGAAGCGAACGAGCGACTCAAAGATCTGGCCGCGACGGATGCGCTGACGGAGCTGCCCAATCGTCGCGCATTCAATGACGCGCTCATCCGCGACCTTGCGCGGGCCGAGCGCGAACGCACCGCGCTCAGCTTGATCATGGTCGACGTGGATCACTTCAAGCGCGTCAACGACCTTTGTGGACACCAGGCGGGCGACCTCGTACTCAGTACCATTGCGGGTGTGATCAAGCGCCTGGTGCGCACGGGCGATGTCGTGGCCCGCTTCGGCGGCGAAGAGTTCGTCGTGCTGTTGCCGCGAACTGAAGCGGACGGCGCAGGGGTCGTGGCCGAGCGCTTGCGACGGGGCGTCGAAGCGGAAGAACTGTGCACGGAGCGGGGCGATCTGAAGGTGACGGCAAGCTTCGGCGTGGCTACTCTGATGCGACCGACCCGCAAGGACGGCGCACGCCTCGTGTCTCTCGCGGACGAGGCGCTCTATGCCGCCAAAGACGCCGGACGTAACCGCGTGAAGCTGAACGTGCCCGACGAGGACAATACGCGGACTCTGGCCGCCACGGCCTGA
- a CDS encoding FHA domain-containing protein, whose amino-acid sequence MRDTPITWPGNEPERRGPEHSAASRLFRLRLKDREILLPRGEFVVGRSRSCDLVVDDMLVSRRHARFFVSRNSLFVEDLSSANGVLVNEATTSGVVALQEGDRVIIGTCELIVICAETAPRPPASSSRRGPPPTSLTEKDIPVITSAPQLEVAPREVPGSFDESLEDTQRTEKMDGLATMARLADRMISMGRADAAVRLLSDHLRDLLEKTQQGRSVPPPTLELAGVYSLKLADIAKDGAWATLGVEIFTAAKKPLPAKAVQLLETMGTGLPNFDRQKLTFYKAALREAHGLSAAEVALAERILKLPVR is encoded by the coding sequence GTGCGAGATACGCCCATCACTTGGCCGGGCAACGAGCCGGAGCGTCGAGGTCCCGAGCATTCCGCTGCGTCGCGGCTGTTCAGGTTGCGTCTAAAGGACCGAGAGATCTTGCTGCCTCGCGGCGAATTCGTAGTGGGCCGCAGCCGGTCCTGCGATTTGGTCGTGGACGACATGCTCGTCTCGCGTCGCCACGCGCGATTCTTCGTCTCACGAAACTCGCTCTTCGTGGAGGATCTCAGCAGCGCCAATGGCGTGCTCGTGAATGAAGCGACCACGAGCGGGGTCGTAGCGCTTCAGGAGGGTGACCGCGTCATCATCGGCACCTGCGAGCTCATCGTGATCTGCGCAGAGACTGCTCCGCGGCCACCCGCGAGCTCGTCGCGCCGCGGGCCACCGCCCACGTCCCTGACGGAAAAGGACATTCCGGTCATCACGTCCGCCCCCCAACTCGAAGTAGCGCCGCGGGAAGTGCCTGGAAGCTTCGACGAGTCGTTGGAGGACACGCAGCGCACCGAAAAGATGGATGGCCTAGCGACCATGGCGCGCCTTGCGGATCGAATGATCTCCATGGGGCGTGCAGATGCGGCCGTCCGCTTGCTGAGCGACCATCTGCGCGATCTGTTGGAGAAAACCCAGCAGGGACGGAGCGTTCCGCCACCTACCCTCGAACTGGCTGGGGTCTACAGCCTCAAGCTCGCTGACATTGCCAAGGATGGCGCCTGGGCCACCTTGGGCGTCGAGATCTTCACCGCGGCGAAGAAGCCCCTGCCCGCCAAGGCCGTTCAGTTGCTGGAGACCATGGGCACCGGGCTGCCCAACTTCGACCGCCAAAAGCTGACCTTCTACAAGGCGGCCCTTCGCGAGGCGCACGGTCTCTCAGCGGCCGAAGTGGCGCTGGCGGAAAGAATCCTCAAGCTGCCCGTGAGGTGA
- a CDS encoding serine/threonine-protein kinase has protein sequence MQLAESPSDFNARRRLAGTRLGRYQVGPRLGAGGTASVYLARLSGPHNFERLVALKVVHDHLSEEREFIAQFLDEANLLVRLNHPNIVRVHELGREGHTLFLAIEYLDGQPLSKLIQRLAHAGKRMPPELVAWIGARVADGLHHAHGLTDDHGNPLALVHRDISPQNIFISYDGGVKIIDFGIARAAGRLAQTTLGKIKGKFSYMAPEQVLGSDFDHRVDLFALGATLYEAAVGTRLFAGKDETDTLHKLLFEEVPDPRANIPDFPATLAESLRKALAGKPEERYADGGHFRDDLDRYVKRTAPDVDLRERVATLMKRLFDQERLQQAAAIDELRHNTTGTHSGEMVSVASAALAPAPRRPSKAWLVAISAAVVGVVAVIAVVLGRDGRAAAPATSASGVEAPTVPTAVAIEVVVQPPVDALVEIDGQRANGRPARRTIARGQDAVTIRVSAPGKIPAELSVVPDKDRSVVVPLSDEPVKVSAPPSAESPKRQTPRPGPRPGPKPKNPGDLITNYPF, from the coding sequence GTGCAACTGGCGGAATCCCCCAGCGACTTCAACGCACGCCGTCGGCTCGCAGGGACGCGGTTGGGGCGCTATCAAGTTGGACCGCGCTTGGGCGCGGGTGGGACGGCCTCGGTCTACTTGGCGCGACTGTCGGGGCCGCACAACTTCGAACGCCTCGTTGCGCTCAAGGTGGTGCACGACCACCTGAGCGAGGAGCGTGAGTTCATCGCGCAGTTCCTGGACGAGGCCAACCTGCTGGTGCGCTTGAACCACCCGAACATCGTGCGCGTGCACGAATTGGGGCGCGAAGGTCACACGCTCTTTTTGGCCATCGAGTACCTGGACGGCCAGCCGCTCTCCAAGCTGATTCAGCGACTCGCTCACGCGGGCAAGCGCATGCCTCCCGAGCTCGTCGCTTGGATCGGAGCACGCGTAGCCGACGGTCTGCACCACGCCCACGGACTGACCGACGACCACGGCAACCCGCTGGCGTTGGTGCACCGCGACATCAGTCCGCAGAACATCTTCATCAGTTACGACGGTGGCGTGAAGATCATCGACTTTGGCATCGCCCGCGCGGCCGGACGCCTGGCGCAAACCACCTTGGGCAAGATCAAGGGCAAGTTCAGCTACATGGCGCCCGAGCAAGTGCTGGGCTCGGACTTCGATCATCGCGTGGATCTCTTCGCGCTGGGCGCCACCTTGTACGAAGCCGCCGTGGGTACTCGTCTGTTCGCTGGCAAGGACGAAACGGACACCCTGCACAAGCTCTTGTTCGAGGAAGTACCCGACCCTCGCGCGAACATCCCAGACTTTCCCGCCACGCTGGCCGAAAGTCTGCGCAAGGCTTTGGCGGGCAAGCCCGAGGAGCGCTACGCCGACGGCGGACATTTCCGAGACGACCTCGATCGCTACGTGAAGCGAACCGCACCAGACGTGGACCTACGCGAACGCGTCGCCACCCTGATGAAGAGGCTCTTCGATCAGGAGCGTCTGCAGCAGGCCGCCGCGATCGACGAACTGCGCCACAACACCACGGGCACGCACAGTGGGGAGATGGTTTCGGTCGCCTCTGCGGCGCTCGCGCCGGCGCCACGACGTCCTAGCAAGGCGTGGCTCGTCGCGATCTCGGCGGCCGTGGTCGGTGTGGTGGCGGTGATCGCCGTCGTGCTCGGTCGCGATGGTAGAGCCGCGGCGCCTGCGACCAGCGCGAGCGGCGTCGAGGCACCGACCGTTCCCACGGCCGTGGCGATCGAAGTCGTGGTGCAGCCTCCCGTAGACGCCCTCGTGGAGATCGATGGTCAGCGGGCGAACGGCAGGCCCGCTCGACGCACGATCGCGCGGGGGCAGGACGCCGTGACGATCCGCGTGTCGGCGCCCGGCAAGATCCCGGCCGAGCTGAGTGTGGTTCCGGACAAGGACCGTAGCGTGGTCGTCCCGCTCTCCGACGAACCAGTCAAGGTGTCCGCACCACCCAGTGCGGAGTCTCCCAAACGCCAGACGCCGCGCCCGGGCCCCCGCCCCGGTCCAAAGCCGAAGAATCCGGGCGACCTGATCACGAACTACCCATTCTGA
- a CDS encoding SCO family protein produces MFRRSLFLLLLVLALGCDRGAESDLPISGTIGEFSLRDQSGKAFGNADLRGKVWVAAFMFTRCPTVCPRMMGVMKKLQAQAKAKSLPLHLVSFSVDPENDSPEVLQAFAKKYEVDQATWSFLTGDYEAVKRTSVEGFKMALEGKADPDAEDFGILHGSHLVLVDKQLRIRGFYSTKTDAELEKLLQDAEGLTR; encoded by the coding sequence ATGTTCCGCCGCTCGCTGTTTCTCCTGCTACTCGTCCTCGCCCTCGGTTGCGATAGGGGCGCCGAGAGCGACTTGCCCATCTCGGGCACGATTGGGGAGTTCTCGCTCAGGGACCAAAGCGGCAAGGCTTTCGGCAATGCGGACTTGCGCGGAAAAGTCTGGGTTGCCGCCTTCATGTTCACGCGTTGTCCGACGGTCTGCCCGCGGATGATGGGCGTGATGAAGAAGCTACAGGCTCAGGCCAAAGCGAAGTCGTTGCCACTGCATCTCGTGAGCTTCTCGGTGGATCCCGAGAACGACTCTCCGGAAGTGCTTCAGGCCTTCGCCAAGAAGTACGAGGTGGACCAAGCGACTTGGAGCTTTCTCACCGGTGACTACGAGGCAGTGAAGCGCACCAGCGTCGAGGGCTTCAAGATGGCGTTGGAAGGCAAGGCCGATCCCGACGCTGAGGACTTCGGCATCCTCCACGGGTCGCATCTCGTGCTCGTGGACAAGCAGCTACGGATCCGTGGCTTCTACTCGACGAAGACTGACGCCGAGTTGGAGAAGCTCCTGCAAGACGCGGAGGGTCTGACGCGCTGA